Proteins encoded by one window of Streptococcus suis S735:
- the dhaS gene encoding dihydroxyacetone kinase transcriptional activator DhaS — MPTSLITKKRIAKAFKKQLSQKSFDKISVVDIMQEAGIRRQTFYNHFLDKYELLDWIFETELQEQVTDNLTYISGIKLLDELLYYIESNQSFYRQLFEIKGQNDFVSYLEGYFMVLMEKIINEYQLQEGKMISQQDKHFLILYHANAWIGLIKEGLTQSPCQIHSYWKQMVALVRESFVIL, encoded by the coding sequence ATGCCAACCTCGTTGATTACAAAGAAAAGGATTGCAAAGGCTTTTAAAAAACAGCTATCCCAAAAATCCTTTGATAAAATCTCAGTTGTCGACATCATGCAGGAAGCAGGGATTCGTCGTCAAACCTTTTACAACCATTTTTTAGACAAGTATGAGTTGCTGGACTGGATATTTGAGACAGAATTGCAGGAGCAGGTAACTGACAATCTGACCTATATTAGTGGAATCAAGCTTCTGGATGAGCTGTTGTACTACATCGAGAGTAACCAATCTTTCTATAGGCAACTCTTTGAGATTAAGGGGCAAAATGATTTTGTCAGCTATTTAGAAGGCTACTTTATGGTTTTGATGGAGAAAATTATCAACGAGTACCAGCTCCAGGAGGGTAAAATGATTTCCCAACAGGATAAGCATTTTTTGATTCTCTATCATGCTAATGCTTGGATTGGACTGATAAAGGAAGGACTGACACAGTCACCTTGTCAGATTCACAGTTATTGGAAGCAAATGGTGGCTCTTGTTCGCGAGTCGTTTGTGATTTTGTAG
- the dhaQ gene encoding DhaKLM operon coactivator DhaQ: MVFIRNRQATIIEDYLDGFCRTNPKVKKVKGLPIVLQKVQDDHLVPIISGGGSGHEPAHIGFVGKGMLTAAVYGEIFTPPTAEEVFAAIRAVDKGKGVFLIVKNFEADLISFRKAIELARQEGIAVKYIVSHDDISVDTKNNFRMRHRGLAGTILLHKILGAAALTGYSLDELEQLGLSLATEIATIGFATKSAYLPNAALPLFDLEEGQISYGIGIHGEEGYRTVRFESSEQLANEIVNKLKLKFRWKEGEDYILLVNNLGSMSEVEQGIFLNDICQFLELEGLQLSYVKTGKFMTSLDMGGISVTLCRVKDRKWLDFLEAPTEAAAW, from the coding sequence ATGGTGTTTATTAGAAATAGACAGGCAACAATTATTGAAGATTATTTGGATGGTTTCTGTCGAACTAATCCTAAAGTGAAGAAAGTGAAGGGACTTCCGATTGTGCTTCAGAAAGTGCAGGATGACCATTTAGTTCCAATTATTTCAGGTGGTGGATCGGGGCACGAACCGGCACATATTGGATTTGTCGGAAAGGGTATGCTGACTGCTGCAGTATATGGTGAAATATTTACGCCCCCAACCGCTGAAGAAGTATTTGCAGCCATTCGCGCAGTAGATAAGGGCAAGGGAGTTTTTCTGATTGTAAAAAACTTTGAGGCAGACCTTATCTCTTTTAGAAAAGCCATCGAATTGGCTCGGCAGGAGGGAATTGCAGTCAAGTACATTGTATCCCATGATGATATTTCGGTCGATACTAAGAATAATTTCCGTATGCGGCATAGGGGGCTTGCAGGGACCATTCTACTTCATAAGATATTAGGAGCTGCTGCCCTTACTGGCTATAGCCTAGATGAATTGGAACAGCTGGGACTGTCTCTGGCAACAGAGATTGCGACCATCGGTTTTGCAACCAAGTCGGCCTATTTGCCCAATGCTGCCCTGCCTTTGTTTGATTTGGAGGAGGGACAAATATCTTACGGTATCGGTATCCATGGAGAAGAAGGCTATCGGACCGTTCGTTTTGAATCCTCTGAGCAGTTAGCCAACGAAATTGTGAACAAATTAAAATTAAAATTCCGCTGGAAGGAAGGGGAAGACTATATTCTTCTGGTCAATAATCTTGGATCTATGTCCGAGGTTGAGCAAGGAATCTTTTTGAACGACATTTGCCAATTTCTAGAGCTAGAAGGTTTACAGCTTTCCTATGTAAAAACAGGTAAATTTATGACCAGTCTTGATATGGGAGGAATTTCTGTCACCCTCTGTCGTGTCAAGGATCGAAAATGGCTGGACTTTTTAGAAGCACCGACAGAAGCTGCGGCTTGGTAG
- the dhaK gene encoding dihydroxyacetone kinase subunit DhaK, with product MKKIINQPEHVVDEMLKGLVFMHQDLVDRIDGFDVIIRKAEKTGKVGIISGGGSGHEPSHAGFVGKGMLSAAVCGAVFTSPTPDQILEAIKAADEGAGVFMVIKNYSGDIMNFEMAQELAEMEGIEVASVIVDDDIAVENSLYTQGRRGVAGTILVHKILGHAATTGKSLAEIKELADRLVPQIKTIGLALSGATVPEVGKPGFVLEEDEFEYGVGIHGEPGYKKEKLQPSAKLAEELVEKLAEGFDIQDGEHYGVLINGLGATPLMEQYVFANDVAQLLAKKGVVVDYKKIGNYMTSIDMAGLSLTLIKLEDPSWIDALQAPVEVVAW from the coding sequence ATGAAAAAAATTATCAATCAACCCGAACATGTCGTTGATGAAATGTTAAAAGGACTTGTCTTTATGCACCAAGATCTTGTCGATCGTATCGATGGATTTGATGTGATTATCCGCAAGGCTGAAAAAACTGGTAAAGTCGGCATCATCTCAGGAGGTGGCTCTGGTCACGAACCTTCTCATGCAGGCTTTGTCGGCAAGGGCATGTTGTCCGCCGCTGTATGTGGCGCAGTATTTACCTCACCAACACCAGACCAAATCTTAGAAGCCATCAAGGCTGCTGACGAGGGAGCTGGCGTCTTTATGGTCATCAAAAACTACTCCGGCGACATCATGAACTTTGAGATGGCACAAGAATTGGCGGAAATGGAGGGCATCGAAGTGGCCAGTGTCATCGTGGACGATGACATCGCTGTGGAAAATAGTCTCTATACCCAAGGCCGTCGTGGTGTAGCTGGTACCATCCTTGTCCACAAGATTCTCGGTCACGCTGCAACAACTGGCAAATCTCTAGCAGAAATCAAGGAACTGGCTGACCGTCTCGTCCCACAAATCAAGACTATCGGCTTAGCCCTATCAGGTGCTACGGTACCAGAAGTGGGCAAACCAGGCTTCGTCCTTGAAGAGGATGAATTTGAATACGGTGTCGGTATCCATGGTGAACCTGGCTATAAGAAAGAAAAACTCCAACCATCTGCTAAATTGGCTGAAGAATTGGTTGAGAAATTGGCAGAAGGCTTTGATATTCAAGATGGCGAACACTATGGTGTCCTTATCAACGGTCTCGGCGCAACTCCTCTCATGGAACAATATGTCTTTGCCAACGACGTTGCTCAATTGCTGGCTAAAAAAGGTGTGGTCGTTGACTACAAGAAAATCGGTAACTACATGACATCGATTGATATGGCTGGACTGTCATTGACCTTAATCAAACTAGAAGACCCAAGCTGGATTGACGCTTTGCAGGCCCCTGTTGAAGTGGTAGCTTGGTAG
- the dhaL gene encoding dihydroxyacetone kinase subunit DhaL has product MDAKQALLWMETFNKKIQENKDYLSELDSPIGDGDHGGNMARGMAAVMQELSEKDYETADQVFKVVAMQLLSKVGGASGPLYGSAFMGITKASQAGADLADTLQAGLDMIQKRGKAELGEKTMVDVWIPVISALRESQLTTEIIHKAVQGTKDIAATKGRASYVGERSIGHIDPGSFSSGLLFEAMLEAGL; this is encoded by the coding sequence ATGGATGCAAAACAAGCATTGCTCTGGATGGAAACATTCAACAAAAAAATTCAAGAAAACAAAGATTATTTGAGTGAGCTAGATTCTCCAATCGGAGATGGAGATCACGGAGGCAACATGGCGCGAGGAATGGCTGCCGTCATGCAGGAGCTATCTGAAAAAGACTATGAGACTGCTGACCAAGTCTTTAAGGTGGTTGCCATGCAACTTCTCAGCAAGGTTGGCGGTGCTTCCGGTCCTCTCTACGGCTCTGCCTTTATGGGTATTACTAAAGCCAGTCAAGCTGGCGCTGATTTGGCAGATACGCTTCAAGCAGGTTTGGACATGATCCAAAAACGCGGCAAGGCTGAATTGGGCGAGAAAACCATGGTAGACGTGTGGATTCCTGTTATTTCTGCCCTAAGAGAAAGCCAGCTGACAACGGAAATTATCCATAAAGCCGTTCAAGGGACAAAGGATATTGCTGCGACCAAGGGACGCGCGTCCTATGTTGGGGAAAGGTCTATTGGACACATTGATCCAGGCTCTTTCTCATCTGGACTTCTCTTTGAAGCCATGTTGGAGGCAGGACTATGA